Proteins encoded together in one Chthonomonadales bacterium window:
- a CDS encoding Gfo/Idh/MocA family oxidoreductase translates to MAKRPLNIALIGYQFMGKAHSNAFRQVSRYFDLDVEPVMKVLVGRSEDKVRAMAEKYGWQEYATRWEDVVSRPDIDLVDVATNNNVHAEMAIAAAKAGKHVLCEKPLATSLADARRMLEAARSAGIVHAICHNYRKAPAVALAKQLIDEGRIGRIYHWRGTYLQDWIADPSFPIVWRLDKSVAGSGSHGDLNAHLIDTARWLVGEIGEVNGMLDTFVKQRPVLAESDDRLGGRAAEQMGDVTVDDSSIFLARFDNGAVGTFEATRFAQGRKNFNRWEINGSKGSVAFNLERMNELEVYFADDEPNVRGFRTVQATDSVHPYAGAYWPVAHIIGYEHTFINLVKDLLEAIAAGKPASPDWLDGVRNQAVLEAVELSWASRHWEKPQA, encoded by the coding sequence ATGGCGAAACGTCCGCTCAACATCGCGCTCATCGGCTATCAGTTCATGGGGAAGGCCCATAGCAACGCTTTCCGCCAGGTCTCCCGCTACTTCGACCTGGACGTGGAGCCGGTGATGAAGGTTCTCGTCGGCCGCAGCGAGGACAAGGTCCGGGCGATGGCGGAGAAGTACGGCTGGCAGGAGTACGCCACCCGCTGGGAGGACGTTGTCAGCCGCCCGGACATCGACCTGGTGGACGTGGCGACCAACAACAACGTGCACGCCGAGATGGCCATCGCCGCGGCGAAGGCCGGCAAGCACGTTCTGTGCGAGAAGCCGCTCGCCACCAGCCTGGCCGACGCCAGGCGAATGCTGGAGGCCGCCCGTTCGGCCGGCATCGTCCACGCCATCTGCCACAACTACCGCAAGGCCCCCGCCGTCGCCCTCGCCAAGCAGCTCATCGACGAGGGGAGGATCGGCCGGATCTATCATTGGCGTGGAACGTACCTGCAGGACTGGATCGCCGACCCGAGCTTCCCGATCGTGTGGCGGCTCGACAAGAGCGTGGCCGGGTCCGGCTCGCACGGCGATCTCAACGCGCACCTCATCGACACGGCCCGCTGGCTCGTGGGCGAGATCGGCGAGGTGAACGGCATGCTCGACACGTTCGTCAAGCAGCGGCCCGTGCTCGCCGAGAGCGACGACCGTCTGGGAGGCAGGGCCGCCGAGCAGATGGGTGACGTGACGGTGGACGACTCCTCGATCTTTCTGGCGCGCTTCGACAACGGCGCCGTCGGCACGTTCGAGGCCACCCGCTTCGCTCAGGGGCGCAAGAACTTCAACCGCTGGGAGATCAATGGCAGCAAGGGGAGCGTTGCCTTCAACCTGGAGCGCATGAACGAGCTGGAGGTCTACTTCGCCGACGACGAGCCCAACGTGCGCGGCTTCCGCACCGTGCAGGCGACCGACAGCGTGCACCCCTACGCCGGCGCCTACTGGCCCGTGGCCCACATTATCGGCTATGAGCACACGTTCATCAACCTGGTGAAGGACCTGCTGGAGGCCATTGCCGCCGGCAAGCCGGCCTCACCGGATTGGCTGGACGGCGTGAGGAACCAGGCAGTGCTGGAAGCCGTGGAGCTCTCGTGGGCGTCGCGCCACTGGGAGAAGCCCCAGGCCTGA
- a CDS encoding YdhR family protein has translation MIGVFVTFRTGAGVDRERAMGVAARAAPSFQGMPGLRSKAFTYDPESGTATNVYVWESEAAARAFFTEELRERVTALYGVAPEIRFVEIAAFVDNGAGAASA, from the coding sequence ATGATCGGCGTCTTCGTCACCTTCCGCACCGGGGCCGGGGTCGATCGGGAACGCGCCATGGGCGTGGCCGCCAGGGCCGCCCCCAGCTTCCAGGGCATGCCCGGGCTGCGGTCGAAGGCCTTCACGTACGACCCGGAGTCGGGCACCGCCACCAACGTCTACGTGTGGGAGTCGGAGGCTGCGGCGCGCGCGTTCTTCACCGAGGAACTGCGCGAGCGGGTGACGGCCCTCTACGGCGTGGCTCCGGAGATCCGCTTCGTGGAGATTGCGGCGTTCGTCGACAACGGCGCGGGCGCGGCATCCGCGTAG
- a CDS encoding DUF4433 domain-containing protein, which translates to MSRPPANPKVYHVLHLDRLPHVLRAGFLFSDAIMRTRPGTGTTIGLGDVKQRRLRNRLASHPDLCVGRCVPFYFCPRSVMLYVLYKRNMHGLSYQGAQQSIVHLELDLRRMVAWCDQQGLRWAFTLSNAGAVFFEDRSDLSQLDQIDWEAVRATQWADPDANEGKQAEFLVENQIDWSLVECIGAEDQSVVERVHQALGGRSPSPVVPMERSWHYP; encoded by the coding sequence GTGAGCCGGCCGCCTGCCAACCCGAAGGTCTATCACGTTCTGCACTTGGACCGCTTGCCCCACGTGCTGCGGGCCGGCTTTCTGTTCTCGGACGCGATCATGAGAACCAGACCCGGAACGGGAACGACTATTGGTCTTGGCGACGTGAAGCAGAGGCGGCTTCGCAATCGCTTGGCGTCGCACCCGGACCTCTGCGTCGGCAGGTGCGTGCCGTTCTACTTCTGCCCACGATCCGTAATGCTCTACGTGCTCTATAAGCGGAACATGCACGGGCTCTCTTACCAGGGCGCCCAGCAGTCGATTGTTCATCTTGAGCTCGACCTGCGACGAATGGTCGCATGGTGCGACCAGCAGGGCTTACGGTGGGCCTTCACGCTGAGCAATGCGGGGGCGGTCTTCTTTGAGGATCGAAGCGATCTCTCCCAGCTCGATCAGATCGACTGGGAGGCGGTTCGGGCAACGCAGTGGGCCGACCCGGACGCAAACGAAGGGAAGCAGGCGGAGTTCCTGGTAGAGAATCAGATCGACTGGAGTCTGGTTGAGTGCATTGGCGCGGAGGATCAGTCGGTGGTCGAGCGCGTCCACCAGGCGCTCGGCGGACGCTCGCCAAGCCCGGTAGTACCGATGGAACGGTCCTGGCACTATCCCTGA
- a CDS encoding diaminopimelate epimerase, translated as MKRPEDHLPFTKMQGVGNDFVVVDGRDLRDPGWSGLAREVCHRHFGIGADGLLVIERSHRADAAMRMYNPDGTPDMCGNGLRCVARYVADSAAGSRARPGADGALTIATLAGMRAAAVRYAPGGECSVTVDMGLPRFAPVDIPMRVSGQRVTDYPLEVDGEVLPVTALSTGTTHAVILVDELPDEETFRRLSPRIENHPLFPERTSVMWTLREGEALRVRIWERGAGETWGCGTGACAAAVAARLHGLVGEDVEVRSKGGAVTVHLRDGEALAQTGPAEYVFEGRYALDPDGQAA; from the coding sequence ATGAAGCGTCCCGAGGATCACCTACCGTTCACCAAGATGCAAGGGGTGGGCAACGATTTTGTGGTGGTGGATGGGCGCGATCTGCGAGACCCCGGCTGGAGCGGCCTTGCGCGCGAGGTGTGCCATCGACACTTCGGCATCGGCGCCGACGGCCTGCTCGTGATCGAGCGCTCGCACCGCGCCGACGCCGCCATGCGAATGTACAACCCCGACGGCACCCCGGACATGTGCGGCAACGGCCTGCGCTGCGTCGCCCGCTACGTGGCGGACTCGGCGGCGGGAAGCCGCGCGCGCCCCGGCGCCGACGGCGCGCTCACCATCGCGACCCTGGCGGGCATGCGGGCCGCCGCGGTGCGCTACGCGCCGGGCGGCGAGTGCTCGGTGACGGTAGACATGGGGCTGCCGCGCTTCGCTCCCGTCGATATCCCGATGCGCGTTTCCGGCCAGCGCGTGACGGACTACCCACTGGAGGTCGACGGCGAGGTGCTCCCGGTGACGGCGCTATCCACCGGCACCACCCACGCGGTCATCCTGGTCGATGAGTTGCCGGACGAGGAAACGTTCCGGCGCCTGAGCCCGCGCATCGAGAACCACCCGCTCTTCCCGGAGCGCACGAGCGTGATGTGGACACTCCGTGAGGGCGAGGCGCTGCGAGTGCGGATCTGGGAGCGCGGCGCCGGCGAGACATGGGGCTGCGGCACGGGCGCCTGCGCCGCGGCCGTCGCGGCTCGCCTGCACGGCCTGGTGGGCGAGGACGTGGAGGTCCGCAGCAAGGGCGGCGCCGTCACGGTGCACTTGCGCGACGGCGAGGCCCTGGCGCAGACCGGCCCCGCCGAGTACGTGTTCGAGGGCCGCTATGCGCTGGACCCCGACGGCCAGGCCGCCTAG
- a CDS encoding sugar ABC transporter permease, whose translation MDPRRSNDKPGGLSPSARRAARRDVLRGLAFVSPWLAGFLLFTLYPIGASLYYSFCDYRVLSPPRWVGIRNYVELFTDHDYFLPSLANTAFMFIELPLALIVSIAVALLLNQKLRGMGFFRTVYYLPSVVPTVASSILWLWLLNPEYGLVNKTLEALRIPTTPWLQSPLWSKPAFILLDLWMVGGGVVIYLAALQGVPRHLYEAADLDGAGPWHRTLHITLPAISPVIFFNLVLGVIGTFQYFTQAFLMTGSPPGGPANSTLFYALYLFQNAFSYFRMGYACAMAWVLFLLTLLATLVVFRSSARWVYYEGESR comes from the coding sequence ATGGATCCGAGGCGTTCGAACGACAAGCCAGGCGGCCTCAGCCCCTCGGCGCGCCGCGCCGCCCGTCGTGACGTGCTGCGCGGGCTCGCCTTCGTATCGCCCTGGCTGGCAGGCTTCCTCCTCTTCACCCTCTACCCCATCGGGGCCTCGCTCTACTACAGCTTCTGCGACTACCGCGTGCTCTCGCCGCCCCGATGGGTGGGCATTCGCAACTACGTCGAGCTGTTCACCGACCACGACTACTTTCTGCCGTCGCTGGCGAACACGGCCTTCATGTTCATCGAGCTTCCGCTGGCGCTGATCGTGTCGATCGCGGTCGCGCTGCTGCTCAACCAGAAGCTGCGCGGCATGGGGTTCTTCCGCACGGTCTACTACCTGCCGTCGGTGGTGCCCACGGTGGCCTCGTCGATTCTTTGGCTGTGGCTGCTGAACCCCGAATACGGCCTGGTCAACAAGACGCTGGAGGCGCTGCGCATCCCGACCACGCCCTGGCTTCAGAGCCCGCTCTGGTCGAAGCCCGCCTTCATCCTGCTGGACCTGTGGATGGTGGGCGGCGGGGTGGTGATCTACCTTGCGGCGCTCCAGGGGGTGCCGCGGCACCTCTATGAGGCGGCGGATCTCGACGGCGCGGGGCCGTGGCACAGGACGCTGCACATCACGCTGCCGGCCATCTCTCCGGTCATCTTCTTCAACCTGGTCCTGGGAGTGATCGGCACCTTCCAGTACTTCACGCAGGCGTTCCTGATGACCGGAAGCCCGCCGGGCGGTCCGGCCAACTCCACGCTGTTCTACGCGCTCTACCTGTTCCAGAACGCTTTCTCCTACTTCCGCATGGGCTACGCGTGCGCGATGGCGTGGGTGCTCTTTCTGCTGACCCTGCTGGCGACGCTCGTGGTGTTCCGCTCCTCGGCGCGCTGGGTCTACTACGAGGGCGAGAGCCGCTGA
- a CDS encoding macro domain-containing protein has translation MIRLRKGNIVEDHSEALVNTVNCVGIMGRGIALAFKNSFPGNFVAYRDACKRHEVVPGRMFVYETGLLTSPRLIVNFPTKRHWRGRSRIEDIAAGLDALIREIGDREIASIAIPPLGSGLGGLDWAEVLPLIERALAQVPYVEVTVYEPRGATEAAPEPVLSVPPGMTLARAVLILAVRRYLRAMLDPTVTLLEVHKLLLFAQRAGQPLRLKFRAGPYGPYAENLRSVLRAINHYYVEADLSRGDHPLAEVHLLPAAEADAERVLSGDTEATARLDRVFELVEGWETPHGLELLATVYWVAQKQCARDLEQVISQTHAWNPRKRQFSERQIEMAYTTLVNNGWIDGEIAA, from the coding sequence GTGATCCGGCTCAGGAAGGGCAACATCGTCGAGGACCACTCAGAGGCGCTCGTCAACACGGTGAACTGCGTTGGCATCATGGGGCGCGGGATCGCGCTCGCGTTCAAGAACTCATTCCCGGGCAATTTCGTGGCCTATAGGGATGCGTGTAAGCGGCACGAAGTGGTACCGGGCCGGATGTTCGTGTATGAGACAGGTCTGCTCACGTCGCCGCGCCTCATAGTGAACTTCCCGACGAAGCGCCACTGGCGCGGCAGAAGCCGCATTGAGGACATCGCCGCGGGATTGGACGCTCTGATTCGCGAGATCGGGGACAGAGAGATCGCGTCGATTGCCATTCCGCCTCTGGGGAGCGGCCTCGGAGGACTTGACTGGGCCGAGGTGCTGCCGCTCATCGAGCGAGCTCTGGCTCAGGTGCCCTATGTCGAAGTCACGGTCTACGAGCCGAGGGGGGCCACCGAAGCTGCGCCGGAACCTGTCTTGTCCGTGCCGCCTGGCATGACGCTTGCGCGCGCCGTGCTAATACTCGCGGTTCGCCGCTACCTGCGCGCGATGCTCGATCCAACCGTCACGCTGCTTGAGGTCCACAAGCTCCTCCTCTTCGCTCAACGGGCGGGCCAACCCCTCAGGCTCAAGTTCCGGGCAGGGCCGTACGGACCCTATGCGGAGAACCTGCGGTCTGTGCTCCGCGCCATCAACCACTACTACGTGGAGGCCGACCTGAGCCGGGGCGATCACCCGCTGGCGGAGGTTCATCTTCTGCCAGCGGCCGAGGCAGACGCCGAACGAGTTCTGTCCGGCGACACTGAGGCGACAGCGCGACTGGACCGCGTGTTCGAGCTCGTTGAGGGGTGGGAGACCCCACATGGGCTGGAGCTTCTGGCAACGGTCTACTGGGTAGCTCAAAAGCAGTGCGCCAGGGATCTTGAGCAGGTCATCTCCCAGACGCACGCCTGGAATCCGCGCAAACGGCAGTTCTCGGAGCGGCAGATCGAGATGGCATATACTACGCTCGTCAATAACGGGTGGATCGACGGCGAGATCGCCGCTTAG
- a CDS encoding 2-oxo acid dehydrogenase subunit E2, with product MAEWFRLPMLGQTMEEGTIVQWFKQEGDTVKAGEPLLEVMSDKASIEVPAESAGVLRKILAPVDATVPVHSPIAILGTADEPIDALLAGAEGATAPAPAAAPASRPPAAPAPAPQPPAAPAPAPAGPVNASPRARRIADERGVPIAALAGRGTGPRGRIIEPDVLAYAREQTPAVAPAGAARPRTTPLAARIAEDLGVRIEDLSTGLTSGRVTADAVRRHAEAAAPAVEAPAAPAPEGPVVAQVIPYRGMRKMVADTVARSRQTAPHVTITAEVDMTEAIALHGRLQPEVLKAYDTKLTYTDVLVKAVARALAEHPLCNAALVGDEIRLYGARNVGVAVSTDNGLVVPVIRDADRKPLGAVSVELKALAERCRTGKQTQEDLSGGTFTITNLGMFGVDHFDPILVPPQAAILGVCRIVKKPLVIDDAVAIHATMNLCLSFDHRVLDGVPAARFLQRVKELLQAPLMIFI from the coding sequence ATGGCGGAATGGTTCAGGCTGCCGATGCTCGGGCAGACGATGGAAGAGGGAACGATCGTTCAGTGGTTCAAACAGGAGGGTGACACGGTGAAGGCCGGGGAGCCGCTCCTGGAGGTGATGTCCGACAAGGCCAGCATCGAGGTGCCGGCGGAGAGCGCCGGGGTGCTCCGCAAGATCCTGGCGCCAGTCGACGCGACCGTGCCGGTACACAGCCCGATCGCGATCCTGGGCACGGCGGACGAGCCCATCGACGCGCTGCTGGCCGGCGCTGAGGGCGCCACGGCGCCCGCGCCGGCTGCCGCTCCGGCGTCTCGGCCCCCGGCCGCTCCCGCGCCGGCGCCCCAGCCCCCGGCCGCTCCGGCGCCAGCGCCCGCCGGGCCGGTGAACGCCTCGCCTCGCGCGCGCCGCATCGCCGACGAGCGGGGCGTGCCGATCGCCGCCCTGGCCGGGCGCGGCACCGGGCCCCGGGGCCGCATCATCGAGCCCGACGTGCTGGCCTACGCGCGGGAGCAGACGCCGGCCGTCGCGCCGGCCGGGGCGGCGCGCCCGCGCACCACCCCCCTGGCCGCGCGCATCGCCGAGGACCTCGGCGTCCGGATCGAGGACCTGTCCACGGGCCTGACGAGCGGACGCGTCACCGCCGACGCCGTGCGTCGCCACGCCGAGGCCGCCGCGCCGGCCGTCGAGGCCCCGGCCGCGCCCGCCCCCGAGGGGCCGGTCGTCGCGCAGGTCATCCCCTACCGGGGCATGCGCAAGATGGTGGCCGACACCGTCGCGCGCTCGCGGCAGACCGCGCCGCACGTCACCATCACGGCCGAGGTCGACATGACCGAGGCCATCGCCCTGCATGGGCGACTGCAACCGGAGGTGCTCAAGGCCTACGACACCAAACTAACCTACACCGACGTGCTGGTGAAGGCCGTGGCGCGCGCCCTCGCGGAGCACCCTCTCTGTAACGCGGCCCTCGTGGGCGACGAGATCCGCCTCTACGGAGCGCGCAACGTGGGCGTGGCGGTAAGCACGGACAACGGCCTGGTCGTCCCGGTCATCCGCGACGCCGACCGCAAGCCGCTTGGCGCGGTCTCGGTAGAGCTCAAGGCCCTGGCGGAGCGGTGCCGCACCGGCAAGCAGACGCAGGAGGACCTGAGCGGCGGCACCTTCACCATCACGAACCTGGGCATGTTCGGCGTCGACCACTTCGACCCGATCCTGGTGCCGCCGCAGGCCGCTATCCTGGGCGTGTGCCGCATCGTCAAGAAGCCGCTGGTCATCGACGACGCGGTCGCCATCCACGCGACGATGAACCTGTGCCTTTCGTTCGACCACCGCGTGCTGGACGGGGTTCCGGCGGCGCGCTTCCTGCAGCGGGTGAAGGAGCTTCTGCAGGCGCCGCTGATGATCTTCATCTGA
- a CDS encoding zf-HC2 domain-containing protein, protein MNCRRINSLLSAYIDGELAGVEQLHVRQHLRVCSECDDEYQSLLNTKRLLSGMVFQTPRPGLADEILRRLEADPRASRCLPLGGWWETQSTCARQRFRAAALGAGMVTAALVVLLAVPTTPANGPVDLATLPRRDYVAAPTALPIRDLQFLHESWDPAQPTFSGGIEPVSLSTAGPPYYMPTGPRVDQPLPSRR, encoded by the coding sequence GTGAATTGCCGTAGGATCAACAGCCTCCTCTCCGCCTACATCGACGGTGAGCTGGCCGGCGTGGAGCAGTTGCACGTTCGGCAGCACCTGCGGGTTTGCAGCGAATGTGACGACGAGTATCAGTCCCTGCTGAATACCAAGCGCCTTCTCTCGGGGATGGTGTTCCAGACCCCTCGGCCCGGGTTGGCCGACGAGATCCTTCGCAGGCTGGAGGCGGATCCCCGCGCGAGCCGATGCCTGCCGCTCGGCGGCTGGTGGGAGACGCAGAGCACCTGCGCCCGGCAGCGGTTCCGCGCCGCGGCGCTCGGAGCCGGCATGGTCACCGCAGCGCTCGTAGTGCTCCTGGCGGTGCCCACCACCCCGGCCAACGGCCCGGTGGACCTGGCCACGCTGCCGCGCCGCGATTACGTGGCCGCTCCCACCGCCCTGCCCATCCGCGATCTGCAGTTCCTGCACGAGTCGTGGGATCCGGCCCAGCCGACCTTCTCTGGCGGCATCGAGCCGGTCTCGCTGAGCACGGCCGGACCACCCTACTATATGCCGACGGGACCCCGCGTGGACCAGCCGTTGCCCTCGCGTCGCTAG
- a CDS encoding beta-galactosidase, which translates to MRSRRAARALALGLAACAALAAVARPSPGESLGRTDPNSGLYPDSSFLDFRPRLRAPAGARGFLRVGSTGHFVWPNGARARFWGVNISNRSVFIDHERIDRVVETLARAGTNMVRFEALDSAGGLLDVPGSNSTRALNQDRLATLDYWIARLRARGIYFYLNLLDFRQFRADDDVPAAELLGRAAKPYAMFDARLIELQKEFAEQLLTHRNPLTGLRYVDDPALALVEICNEHGFFLKADALDSLVAPYGAALQQKWNVWLARRYGARGRLAAAWGRMEDAEVLGQAEDPAAYSVRLPLLSSPGAPEPNVVDVRRAPARLRDGVHFLHEVQRDYFRTMREHLRALGVRVPITGVVSADIVPDVASAAGLDFLSENYYADHPAFQGKDWTGSFFLNDTNPLRSATTYQIAPWLSGLRWDGRPVVVREWATVWPNRYRAISVPEMAAYASLQDWDAVLLFGYGTAGAHADSLSDFDHQADPTVWGLYALGALAFLRGDVAPSPWSVTISYRPEDLFRWPNGPSSLHRLAWLARVGSTLGSPTPSGRSLTARAGEPVTAVVARLRGAGAPIAAAALGSPVLVSSTRQIVRRTDAGLLTITAPRLVAACGEFPVGRPLVVGGWTLTTHTPIGALMVVSLDGRPLSTSRHFVAKMVSRARNAGQEVTPAPPGSPARRVIKQWGRAPVDTLGEAGAPATRLLRDAREILTLALRNGTWELEVRGERATLVCDTSGARGTLLGRRVRTVAGAPITVGGAARPAAASPARRGQEEARRAVAK; encoded by the coding sequence GTGCGGAGTAGGCGCGCGGCTCGCGCCCTTGCGCTCGGCCTCGCCGCCTGCGCCGCTCTGGCGGCCGTGGCAAGGCCCTCGCCCGGCGAATCGCTCGGCCGAACCGACCCGAACTCCGGCCTCTACCCGGACTCGTCGTTCCTGGACTTCCGCCCGCGCCTGCGCGCGCCGGCCGGCGCGCGCGGATTCCTGCGTGTCGGTTCCACCGGCCACTTCGTCTGGCCCAACGGCGCCCGCGCGCGCTTCTGGGGCGTCAACATCAGCAATCGCAGCGTGTTCATCGACCACGAGCGCATCGACCGCGTGGTGGAGACCCTGGCGCGGGCCGGCACGAACATGGTGCGCTTCGAGGCGCTGGACTCGGCCGGCGGTCTGCTGGACGTGCCCGGCAGCAACTCCACCCGCGCGCTGAACCAGGATCGCCTGGCCACGCTCGACTACTGGATCGCCAGGCTGCGCGCGCGGGGCATCTACTTCTACCTGAACCTGCTCGACTTCCGCCAGTTTCGCGCCGATGACGACGTGCCGGCCGCCGAGCTCCTCGGGCGCGCCGCGAAGCCCTACGCCATGTTCGACGCGCGGCTGATCGAGCTTCAGAAGGAGTTTGCGGAGCAGCTTCTCACCCACCGCAACCCCCTTACCGGCCTGCGCTACGTGGATGACCCGGCCCTTGCGCTCGTGGAGATCTGCAACGAGCACGGCTTCTTCCTGAAGGCCGACGCGCTCGACTCGCTGGTCGCGCCCTACGGCGCGGCCCTCCAGCAGAAGTGGAACGTCTGGCTTGCCCGCCGCTACGGCGCGCGCGGCCGCCTCGCCGCTGCCTGGGGTCGCATGGAGGACGCCGAGGTGCTCGGCCAGGCGGAGGACCCGGCCGCGTACTCCGTGCGCCTCCCGCTGCTCTCCTCCCCCGGCGCTCCCGAGCCCAACGTGGTGGACGTGCGCCGGGCACCCGCCCGCCTTCGCGACGGGGTCCACTTCCTCCATGAGGTGCAGCGCGACTACTTCCGCACCATGCGCGAGCACCTGCGCGCCCTCGGCGTCCGCGTGCCGATCACCGGCGTCGTCTCCGCCGACATCGTGCCAGACGTGGCCAGCGCCGCCGGCCTCGACTTCCTCAGCGAGAACTACTACGCCGACCATCCCGCCTTCCAGGGCAAGGACTGGACCGGCAGCTTCTTCCTCAACGATACCAACCCGCTACGGAGCGCCACGACCTACCAGATCGCCCCATGGCTCTCCGGCCTGCGATGGGATGGCAGGCCGGTGGTGGTTCGCGAGTGGGCAACCGTCTGGCCCAACCGCTACCGCGCCATCTCCGTGCCCGAGATGGCGGCCTACGCCTCGCTGCAGGACTGGGACGCCGTGCTGCTCTTCGGCTACGGCACCGCCGGCGCTCACGCCGACTCGCTCTCCGATTTCGACCATCAGGCGGACCCGACCGTGTGGGGGCTCTACGCGCTCGGCGCGCTCGCGTTCCTGCGCGGCGACGTGGCGCCGTCCCCCTGGAGCGTGACGATCTCCTACCGCCCGGAGGACCTGTTCCGGTGGCCGAACGGACCCAGCAGCCTGCATCGACTGGCCTGGCTGGCGCGCGTAGGAAGCACGCTCGGCTCGCCGACGCCCTCGGGCCGCTCCCTGACGGCGCGGGCCGGCGAGCCGGTGACGGCCGTCGTCGCGCGCCTGCGCGGGGCCGGGGCGCCGATCGCGGCCGCGGCCCTCGGCTCGCCCGTGCTCGTCTCCAGCACGCGACAGATCGTGCGACGCACCGACGCGGGCCTGCTCACCATCACCGCGCCGCGCCTGGTGGCGGCCTGCGGCGAGTTCCCGGTCGGCCGCCCGCTGGTCGTGGGAGGCTGGACGCTCACCACCCACACGCCCATCGGGGCCCTCATGGTCGTGTCACTGGATGGGCGGCCCCTGAGCACGTCGCGTCATTTCGTGGCGAAGATGGTGAGCCGCGCGCGCAACGCCGGGCAGGAAGTAACGCCCGCTCCGCCGGGCTCGCCGGCGCGCCGCGTCATCAAGCAGTGGGGTCGGGCGCCGGTCGACACGCTGGGCGAGGCGGGGGCGCCCGCGACGCGCCTGCTGCGCGACGCCCGGGAGATCCTGACGCTGGCGCTGCGTAACGGCACCTGGGAACTGGAGGTGCGCGGCGAGCGCGCCACGCTCGTGTGCGACACCTCCGGGGCGCGCGGCACGCTGCTGGGCCGGCGTGTGCGAACGGTGGCCGGCGCGCCGATCACGGTGGGCGGCGCGGCGCGGCCCGCCGCGGCCAGCCCCGCTCGCCGGGGCCAGGAGGAAGCGCGCCGGGCCGTGGCGAAGTGA
- a CDS encoding MOSC domain-containing protein, whose product MVRGSVAAVCLSEGSGFPRPKVAEGVLREDLGFVGNLHSVSGPREVCLFDAALYEALRAQGVDVGPGSVGENLTLTGITLADLGPGDRIRLGDQAVVEITVPRKACSRLAKVDERLPSALEGRAGWLARVVVGGTVRPGDEAELLARAE is encoded by the coding sequence ATGGTGCGAGGGAGCGTGGCGGCGGTGTGCTTGAGCGAGGGGAGCGGCTTTCCGCGACCCAAGGTGGCGGAGGGGGTGCTGCGCGAGGACCTGGGCTTCGTCGGCAACCTTCACTCGGTGAGCGGGCCGCGCGAGGTCTGCCTGTTCGACGCGGCGCTCTACGAGGCGCTTCGCGCCCAGGGCGTGGACGTGGGCCCCGGCTCGGTCGGTGAGAACCTGACGCTGACCGGGATCACGCTGGCCGACCTCGGCCCGGGCGACCGCATTCGGCTGGGAGACCAGGCCGTGGTCGAGATCACTGTGCCGCGTAAGGCCTGCTCGCGTCTCGCGAAGGTGGACGAACGGCTTCCGAGCGCACTCGAGGGCCGGGCCGGCTGGCTGGCGCGCGTGGTGGTCGGCGGCACGGTGCGCCCGGGCGACGAGGCGGAGTTGCTGGCCCGTGCGGAGTAG
- a CDS encoding zinc ribbon domain-containing protein, producing the protein MEMEQRLRGEAAVVTEYVARVREQLADLALADREGLLARLRARIELESDLQAVPVSDESEMRSVLQGIGTPEQAARSLRPDGVQAGAPAAGVRTGACERCGAGLAADASFCAHCGRQARPWRRGTGYEWKSPATFRGWPLVHVAWGRDQNGKLRVARGVIAIGQFGIGAITIAQFGIGFVFGLGQFMLAPLSVGQFAFGLLAAGQFGIGLLAGAGQFATGIFSAGMKAFGLFTRSAF; encoded by the coding sequence ATGGAGATGGAGCAGCGACTGCGCGGCGAGGCTGCGGTGGTCACCGAGTACGTGGCGCGCGTACGCGAGCAACTGGCGGACCTGGCGCTCGCCGACCGCGAGGGGCTGCTCGCGCGCCTGCGCGCGCGCATCGAGCTCGAGTCGGACCTTCAGGCGGTTCCGGTCAGCGACGAGAGCGAGATGCGCAGCGTGCTTCAGGGCATCGGCACGCCGGAGCAGGCCGCTCGCTCGCTGCGGCCGGATGGCGTTCAGGCCGGCGCCCCGGCGGCCGGCGTTCGCACAGGCGCTTGCGAGCGATGTGGAGCGGGCCTGGCGGCCGATGCCTCCTTCTGCGCCCACTGCGGGCGTCAGGCCAGGCCGTGGCGCCGCGGCACCGGCTACGAGTGGAAGTCTCCGGCTACCTTCCGTGGCTGGCCGCTCGTGCACGTGGCCTGGGGGCGCGACCAGAACGGCAAGCTGCGGGTGGCGCGCGGCGTCATCGCGATCGGCCAGTTCGGCATCGGGGCCATCACCATCGCGCAGTTCGGCATCGGCTTCGTCTTCGGGCTGGGCCAGTTCATGCTGGCTCCCCTCTCGGTTGGCCAGTTCGCCTTCGGGCTGCTCGCGGCCGGGCAGTTCGGCATCGGCCTGCTGGCGGGCGCCGGCCAGTTCGCGACAGGCATCTTCTCGGCCGGCATGAAAGCGTTTGGTCTCTTCACGCGCTCCGCGTTCTGA